A stretch of DNA from Brevibacterium sp. CBA3109:
GCCGGGGTGTGATGGCCAAGCAGCTGTAGGAGCTGGAGCTACGGGTATGGGATGCCGCAGGCTGTAGGGCAGAACACACTCAGGGCGAAACCCCTTCGGCTGAACAGTCCCTGCAGCCACCAGGCAACGCAGCAACCAGGCAACGCAGCAACCGGGCAACGCAGAAGGCGGAGGCCGTAGCCTCCGCCTTCCTGCTTGAGCGAATCCGATGCTCAGGTGCCCGAACATCGATCACATCAGTGCTGATCGGTCAAGATTCGCGCTGTGTATAGTCGTCTTCTTCATCGTCGACGTTGTACTTGTCGGCGTAATCCGAATAGTCCGGCTCGTTGTCGTACGGATCTGACGAACCGGACGCCTGCGACTCGGAACCCAGTTCCTGCTGGAGTCTATTCAGGTCGGTGTCCGGGCTGTAGTATTTCAGCTTCCGGGCTACCTTGATCTGCTTTGCCTTTGCGCGGCCGCGACCCACTGGCGTGACCCCCTCCGTCGTCATGTGGGGCGAAGCGCCCCGGACTAGATCTCTGCTATGCGCTTAAATCCTACCTGTTCGCAGTGGGAAGTTCCATTTTGAGGCCCGACCTTGGATAGGCTGAACCCATGGCCTACAGTCGCGATTATGTTGTCACTCTGCGCATCTTCGAACCCATCGTGGTTCATTCCGCATTGCAAGACGAGCAGGTGGAAGACAACCGTGCTCGGGTCGAGGAGGAGGTCTCCGATGACGCCGACCAGCGCTTGATCTCACTGCCACCGAGCCCTGTGGCTGAATCGTTTCGCAACACCCCGATCTTCCTTCCGGCGTCTCAGACTTCGGACGGAGTCGATCGGTGCTGCCCCGCCCAGGAGGACATTCGCGGGTGGGAAGCGCTCGAAGCATTGAGCGAGCACACCTCGAAGGCGACGCTGGACATCATCGCTCCGAAGTCGGTGCGCAGGCGTGCAGCCAGTCGGCGCGCCGAGTGGCTCCAGGACGCCAAGGACACCCGGGTCTTCACCCGAGTCTCGGCATGGGATGTGCCGCCGTCATGGTGGCTGTTCTTCTCCCTCAGCGAAGACCAGATCATCACGAACGAAACCGATGCCGGTCTCAGAGTCCTCATTCGTACGGACATCCTGGCCGCCTCGGCGAGAATGGAATGGGCTGCGGAGACCGTGGCAGACAAGTCCAAGGTCGTCGACATGGTCGAGCAGACATCGATTTTGGCGCAGTGGGTCGACGGCTTCGACATGAACTCCGTGCTCGAACTCGACCTGGGTGGGATGAGCGATGTGCTCTGGCCCAACGAGGCACCGGAGCTCGTCGATTCGTGGGTGACCGCACTGAGCAACGACGATCCAGAAACAGCGGTCGCATCCTTCCAGAAGTACGCGGCGATGTGGGAACAGCTCAATCTCTACGCTCGCAGTTCCTGAGCCCTTCCAACTACCTGACGGCGGCCCAGGCACCCCGCGCGAGGTTGCTGGACCGCCGCTAGGTAGTTGGGGGAGGCAGGCGGCTACGATGGTCTGCGTACCCGCGGCGTCGAGAGAATGAACCACACAGCGCATGGATGAGAAGAAGCGTCGACTTCTGACGAAGAGGAAACCGCCGTCGGAGTCTGCGGCCGAGTCTGCGACGAAGCCGAGGCCGATGACGACGTGGTCGATCGTCTGGCGCCTCGCAGCGACCGCGATCGCGCTGATCGTCCTCACCTGCGGACAGTTCCTCAACACCAATGACTTCTTCCCGCTCGGGTCACTCACGCAGTACGCCACCGCCAAGGACCTCAACGGGACGGTGAACTCGACGTGCATCGAAGCACAGTTCCCCGGCGAGGACGAACCACGCAGGCTCGGCTTCAACACGGCGACAGTGGGAATCGAACGCGGTGACATCGAGTCCCAGCTCGATCGGGTCATCAGCCACCCCGAACTCCTGCAGACCCTGGCCGACTCCTTTGAGCGCCTCCATCCCGACGAGCCGAAACCGGAGGCGATGATCCTCTGCCGCACCGTGACCCAGTTGGACAACGGCCGCAGCGTCGGCGAACCCGAACACAAGATCCTGGCGACCTGGGAGGTGCAGTGAACAAGCCCACCACCGCCGAGGTGAAGGCCGGCAATCCGCTCATCGCCTGGTTCACGCCCCAGATCTCTTTGGCCCGGGTCGCGGTCTTCCGCGTCTTCATCTACCTCTTCGTCATCGTCGACGTGCTGACCATCTCCGCCGATGTCATCCCACACGGATGGACCCCTGACCTCTATCAGCCGCTGTGGTTGGCCAGATTCCTCCACATCCCTCCGGTCAGCGTCCTCGCCGCACAGATCCTGCTTGCCGCGATCATCGTCTTCTCACTGATGGCAGCAGCTGGAATCCTCCAGCGCCTCAGCGGCTGGCTCGTCGCCATCACCTTCGGGTTGTGGATGTTCTACACGCAGGGCTACGGCTACGTCGCCCACGACCACATGGCACTCGTCGTCGCCGTCGTGGTGCTGCCGACGGTCGGTCTCGCACGATTCCAAGACGTGGGAACCACCTCGGCGAAGGCAGGATGGGCATTGCGGGTCGTGCAGATCTCCGTCGTTCTCACCTACTTCTACTCTGTGGTGATGAAGTGGATCGCCTCGGGCAACATCACCCACTGGGCCAACGGAGCCGTGATCATCTGGGCGCTCATGCGCCGTGGTGCCGAATGGTCGAAGCCGTTCCTCGAGATGCCGGGCCTGCTCATCGCCGGGCAGTGGGCGACGTTGGTCTTCGAGTTCCTCTCGCCGATCGTACTGTTCCTCAAGGGCAGATGGCTCTATGGTGCCGTCATCGTCTTCATGCTCTTCCACCTCATGACCTATATCGCCCTGGGCATCCACTTCCTGCCGACGGTGATCTGCTGGGCGGCGTTCCTGCCCTTGGAGAAGTTGGTTCCGAAGCGCTTCGCCGCGACTTGCTGAGTAGTTCGCCGCGACCCGCTAAGTGTCCCGGCGCAGGGCGTCGAGCACACGTTTGATCGCGGCGCGCTCGGCCGTATCGGGGGCCATGACCGCCACGACCCAACGCGTGGTCGCGACTCCGGTCAGGGGGACGAGTGTGACCCCGGCATCCTCCGGGGTCGTGAATCGCGGCAGCAGGGCGACCTGGTGACTCGAGGCCACGATCGCCTCGATAAGCCGGTTGTCCCGAATGTGCTGAGTGACCTCGAGCTCACGTCCTGTGACGTGTTCGATCGAGGACATGATCGTGGCGAATGGGAACCCGTGGGGCACGCCGATCCACTGAGCATCGACGAGGTCCTCAGGCGTCAGCTCGCCCCTGTGCGCCAGCGGATGTGAGTCAGCCACGGCCACGTCGATGCGTTCCCTGGCCAATGATTCGACCCTCAGCCCTTCGGTCCCAGCCGGTCGTTCGGAGATCAGGCTGTGGGCGATGGCGATGTCGACGTCGGAGGTCAGACCCGCGAATTCGTGCTCGGCCAG
This window harbors:
- a CDS encoding DUF3073 domain-containing protein — its product is MGRGRAKAKQIKVARKLKYYSPDTDLNRLQQELGSESQASGSSDPYDNEPDYSDYADKYNVDDEEDDYTQRES
- a CDS encoding LysR family transcriptional regulator translates to MDPRHLELLRRLDELGSVTAVARATYRTPSAISQQLKQAARELGHTLVEAEGRGLKLTTAGRLLAAGGKDVASALARVKADWEDYLGDPSGEVRIAGLPSALTYLVPSALRQLRETSPKIILRTVDMDLAEHEFAGLTSDVDIAIAHSLISERPAGTEGLRVESLARERIDVAVADSHPLAHRGELTPEDLVDAQWIGVPHGFPFATIMSSIEHVTGRELEVTQHIRDNRLIEAIVASSHQVALLPRFTTPEDAGVTLVPLTGVATTRWVVAVMAPDTAERAAIKRVLDALRRDT